GCCGTGGGCGGGAACCGCGCCCTGCATCGACGTGCGTTGCTCGCCAACGATCCGCACCTCGCGCTGCAGATGCCGGGCGTCTGGTACCTGCTCGACCTGCACGCGCCGGGCTTCCACGTTGCCGGAGCGACGCTCCCGGGCTGCCCGGGGATCGTGCTCGGCCACAACGAGCGCATCGCATGGGGCGCGACCGACGGCACCGTCACGTCGCTCTCCGCGTTCTTGCCACCGGCTAGGCTCGATCCGGCCGGCTGGCACACCGAGCGCTTCTCGGTGCGTTTCGGGCGTGAGGTGACGAAGCGCTACTATCGCACCGCGCGCGAGTTCGGTACGCCGACTGCAGACGGGCGCTTCGTGCTCGTGCACTGGAACGCGTACGACGACCCCGTGACGCCGGCGCAGACGTTCATCGATCTCAATCGCGCGGAGTCGATCGAAGCCGCGACCGCGACCCTCGCGAAGTTTCCGGGACCAACGCAAAACTTCGTCCTGGCCGACACGAGCGGGCGGGCCGCGTATCAGCTCGCGGGCCAGATCCCCGACGATCCGGTGCGTGCGCGCTGGCTGCATCCGCCGAGCGACCTGTCGCGCAACTATCCTGCGATTCCGTTCGCGCGGCTGCCGAGGGTAACCGCGTCGCGCGATGCCGTCGTGTGGACGGCAAACAACAAGATGTATCCCGGCGCCTTTCCGCTGCCGCTGAGCCCGCAGTTCGCGCCGCCGTATCGCGCGTATCGCATCGCGCAGCTGCTGCGCGCGCGCCGCGCGTACGACGTTGGGTACTTCACCGCGATGCAGATGGACGCGCTCTCGCTGCCCGAACGCGAGCTCGCGCGCGACGTCGCACCGCTGCTGCGCGCCAGGGACGCCGCGCTGGCCGCCGATCTCGCGCGCTGGAACGGCGTGATGGACGGCGACTCGACGACGGCCACCGTCGCCGAGGGCCTGCGCTCGGAGCTGACGCATCGCACGACCGGGCGCGTTCCGACGCTGCTCGCGACGCCGATCTCACCGCAGGCGCTGCGCGCGGCCGCGCTCCCGTCTCCCGCGCCGTGGCGCGAAGCCGGAGCGGTGCCGGTGATGCATGCGCTGTCTTCCCTGGGCATCAGCTTCCTCGACGGCACGACGCTGCCCGGATATGGCGACGCGCTCACGCTGCACGTGCAATATCCCGGCTACGGGCAGAGCTTCCGCGCGGTGTGGGATGTGGGGAACTGGGACGCCGGCGGCATCACGCTGCCGCAGGGCGAGTCGGGTGAGATCGGCTCGGGCCACTACACGGACCAGGCGCAGGCGTGGATCGCCGGCCGCCTCTGGCCGCTGCCCTTCAGCGACGCCGCCGTCCAGGACACCGCCGTTGCGCGCGAGACGCTGGCGCCTTGATTCGCCGGGTCGAGGACGAGCGCGACTTTCAGGCCTTCCACGAGCTGTTAGTCGAGTACGAGGCGGACTTGACGCCGGTGCTCCGGCACGGCTCGGTTCCCAGCGTCGACGAATTGGAACGAGTGTATCGCGGGCGCAGCGCCGCGTTCTTGGCGGATCGGGCGGGTCAGATTGTCGGCTGCGTGGCCGTGACGGAGCTGGACGCGCGGACGGGCGTGATCATGCGGCTCTTCGTTCGGCCGGAGAGCCGCGGCGCGGGCGTGGCGCGCGCACTCGTGCTGCGCGCGCTAGAGTTTCTAGAAACCGCGGCGTATAGCCGCGTCGTCCTCGACACCGATAAGGAGCAGCTGCCCGCGGCGTACCGCCTCTATCAGTCGGTCGGATTTTCCGAGTGCAGTCCTTACACGACGGTAAGCTATCCCTGCCCGACCTTCATGGAGCGCCGCGTTGGAAGCCACAAGAAATAGCCGACGATCGGATTTGAACCGATAACCTATCGCTTACGAAGCGATTGCTCTACCGTTGAGCTACGTCGGCCGGGCCGCCCGTCTTTCCACGGCGCCGGGCGCGCCCCTCCCCCGAAAGCGGGTGGCGGCCGACGGTATTTTTGAGCGGTCTTTGATAGCGTCGCCCGCGTCGCGGCGCCATGATCTTCTTTACTATGAAACGCGCTTCGCTGTTCACCCTGCTCATCGCGTTGGCGGCGCCGGCGTTCGCACTGGCCGATGAGAACGCGACGTACCACGGTCCGCTCAGCGCCTCGGAGAAGGCCTTCGTCGCAACGATGGCGGCCGATCTGATGGCGCGCTATCCGACCGCGGCCGACGCCGAAAAGGCCGGCTACGTCCGCTACACGAGCGAAGACGACACCGGCGCGATCAGCTACGCCAACCTGCAATGGCAATCGTCCGACGCTCGTCATCCGAGTCAGCTCTGGTACGATAAGAACGGCTTGTTGATGGGCGCGGATTACTCCGTGCTCGTAAGCTCGAGCGCCGCACGACCGCAGCTCTGGGGCGTCAACCCCGGAAGATGGGTCGAGTTCGACGGCCACGTTCATTGGGTGACGCGCGATCCCGCGACGAGCAAGGTCACTTACGACGGCTGGGCCTGGGACAAGGCGTTCGCCGCGGCGGGCGGGAACCCGCAGCATCCAACCGCCGCGACGCTCGTGGCGATGAACAAGGTCTCAAACGCCGATCAGGTCACCACGATCTTTCACTTTCCGGCGATATGGGATCTCATCGTCTGGGTGAAGCCGAATCCGAACGGCGCGTTCGCGTGGAAGAACCCGACGGTTACGCCGTAGCTTACTTCGCGTCGGCGTCGTGAAAGGTGCCGCGCTTCGCGCTCTCGTCTAGCTCGAGGTCGTCGAGCAGGTAGTAGACGATCTTGCGGTCGGGAAATCCGATCTTCACCAGCGATCGCCCGTCGATCTCGACGACCTCGTGCACGTGCCCCACGCGCCCGGCGTATGCGTAGTTGACGTCCGTGTAGTTCGGATCGCCCGGCTGAGGATGCGGAATGGCCTTGACGCCGCGCAGCGGCGTACGGTGCCTATGCATGGGCGCGAGGTTCGACGCGCCGGCCTGCGAAGCATCGCCCATGATCATCGAATATCGAGGCAAGCGGCCGCGCGTCGCGGCGTCGGCGTTCGTCGCGCCCACCGCCGTGTTGATCGGCGACGTCGAGATCGGGCCGGAATCGAGCGTCTGGTTCGGCGCCGTGCTGCGCGGCGACAACGGCCCGATCCGCGTCGGCGCGCGCACGTCGGTGCAGGACAATGCGGTCGTGCACGTGAGCGAGCGCGGCCAGACGATCATCGGCGACGACGTGACCGTCGGGCACTGCGCAGTGATGGAGGATTGCACGATCGGGCGTCACGCGCTGATCGGGAGCAACGCCACGCTGCTCAACGGCTGCACCGTTGGCGAGCGTTCGCTGATCGCCGCCGGCAGCGTCGTCGGGGAGAACACGCCGATACCAGCCGGCGTCGTCGCGGCCGGCGCGCCGGCCAAGGTGAAGAAAACGCTCGAAGGCGAGGCCGCAAGCTGGATCGAGAGGGCGTCCGAGGCGTACGTGACGCTATCGCGTTCCTATCTGGAAAATCAGCAGCGCGTTGAGACCTAGGATCGCTACCGTCGCGACGGTGGCGAGCCCGGTCACCCAGCGACGGTTGGCCATCGCGCCCATCGTGTCGCGACGCGATGTGAGGATGAGAAGCGCGATCATCGGCACCGGCAGCACGAAGCTCAGCACGACCTGACTGATGATCAGCGTCTGCGTGACGTTGAGGCCCAGCGCGACCACGACGACGGCGGGCGCCATCGTTACGAGGCGACGCAGCCACAGCGGCACGGCGAAGCCGACGAAGCTCTGCATGATGACCTGCCCGGCCATCGTGCCGACGACGGAGCTCGAGATTCCCGACGCCATCAGCGAGACGAGGAACACGAGCGCAGCGAGGCTGCCGAGCAGCGGCGTCAACGTGCGATAGGCGGTCGTGATGTCGGCCACGTTCGCGTGTCCCCTCGAGTGAAAGACGGCCGCCGCCATGTACATCATCGCGAGGTTGACGAGGCCGGCGATCGTCAGCGCGATGACGACGTCGAAGTAGGCGAATCGAACGATTTTTCCGACGTGCCCGGGCTGCTCCGGGACGATCCGATCCTGCGTGAGCGCCGAGTGCAGATAGATCGCGTGCGGCATCACCGTCGCGCCGACGATGCCCACCGCGAGCAAGATGCTCGACGACCCGCCGAGCCACGGCACCACCGAGTGATAAAGGACCTCGCTCCAGTTCGGCTTGGCTAGCAGCGTCTCGAGGACGTAGCATATTGCGATGATGCCGACGAGCGAACCGATCACGACCTCCATCGTGCGGAACCCGTACCGGTGCAGGGCTAGGATCGCATAGGTCACGATGCCGGTGACGATCGCCCCGATCAGCATCGGCACGTGAAACAGCAGGTAGAGCGCGATGATGACGCCGAGGAACTCGGCGAGGTCGGTCGCCATCGCGCCGATCTCGCTGACGATCCACATCCCGAGCGAGACGGAGCGCGGCGTGTGCTCGCGAGAGAGCTCGGCGAGGTTCTTGCCGGTCGCGATGCCGAGTTTCGCCGACAGGCCCTGAAATAGCATCGCCATCAGGTTCGCGAGTACGACCACCCAGAGCAGCCGATAGCCGAAGCCGGCGCCGCCCTGAATGTTCGTGGCGAAGTTGCCCGGGTCCATGTACGCGACCGACGCGACGAACGCCGGCCCGGTGAACGGCAGCAGCGCGCGCCAGCCGCGGCGGGTGCCGGCGAGCACCTCGCGCGCGGCGGCGACGGTGCCCGAGCTGCTCGTGCCGAGGCCGTAGCTACGTTCCAATGCGCACCAGTGCAGCGTGACTGCGGCGCAGCGAGACGCTGCGCACTCCGCGGCGCACGCGCACACCACTGCGATCGTTTTGCTCGACGCGCAGCATCGAGCCGGGAAGTATGCCGGCCGCCGCGATCGCCGCGACCGCCTCGTCGTCGCGATCATCGAGGCTGACGACGCGCGCTCGCGCTCCCGCCGCAAGCGTGTCGAGCGTGGCGAGCGGCTTCGTGCGCGGCAAGGTGTCGCCGTAAGGAATCGGATGACCGTGCGGATCGCGCTGTGGTCGGCCGAGCATCGTCGCGATGCGCAGCGCGAGGTCATCCGAGACGACGTGCTCGATGCGCTCCGCCTCGGCGTGCACACGCTCGAGCGGCACGCGCAGCGAGCGGTGCAGGAACGTCTCGAGGAGACGATGGCGCCGCACCATCGCTACGGCCAACTTGTTGCCGCGCCGCGTCAGGCGCAGCGGGGAGGAGGGCGTCGAATCCGCCTCGAGCAAGCCGTCCTGCTCCAGCTGTCGCTTGGCCTTGCTGACCGAGACGCGGCTCACTCGCAGATAGCGCGCCAGCGCTGCGGCGCGCACCGGCTCGCCGGCGCCCAGCTGAAAGATCGCCTTCACGTAGTCTTCTCGGGCGCGCGAGTGCGAGCGGTCCGTGCCGACCATCAGGAGATCCGGTTTGCCTTTGTTAGCCATGGGTAACGCTAACCATGGTTAACAGGGTTTGGGGCGGCGCGCCGTCGCCCCTTCCGCTCGACTTTTTGCTAGCCGGCCTTGAGCAGGGTTACGCTTCGCTTGGGGTCGATCAGCTTGAGCTTGCCGCCCGGCACCGGCCGGGCGCCCTCGACGATGAGCGCGCGCACCTGTATCGGCGTGAGCGACGGATCGATCGCGAACAGCTTGGCCGCGAGGTTGGTCACGTTGGGAGACGCCATCGACGTGCCCGAGAACTTGACCGTGTAGCCCTGCGGGATCTTGCTCGGCACGTGGTAGCCGTCGGCGTAAACGGCGACGGTCTGCCCATAGCTCGTGAAGCCCGTCGGATCGCCGGCCTGGTTGACGGCGCCCACGGTGATGAGGTTCGGATAGACGAGCGACGCGGGAACGTCCTGGGCGAATGCCGCGTCGTTGTCGCCGTTGCCCGCTGCGGCGACGAACAGCGTGCCCGGCGTGCGTGCGATCATGTTGGCGACCGCGGTGCGCCAAATCACGTAAAGGGCTTTGGCCTTCGCCTCCCGCTGTTTGGCGTCGCCGGCCGGATCCGTTTTCGCCAGCCACTGCTCGAACTCGCTCACCTGGTCGCCCCAGCTCATGTTCACGACGCGAACGTCGTTATCGCGGAAGAACGCGCCGATGAGCGCGAAGTTGGCGGCCATCCGGTTCGCCCACTCGACGGTCGGCGCGAACGCGAGGTTCGGCAGATTGTCGTCGAAGCGCGCGACGACGATGCGCGCCCCGGGATTCCCGCGCGAGGCGATGCCAGCAACGTGCGAGCCGTGCGAATACTCCCCGACGAAGTCCATCTCGTGCTCGAAGGCCTCGTCCTGCGCGACGTTGAGCGAGCGCAGGTATGCCTGCGCCGCCGAGGCTTCGGGCGAGACGATGCCGCTCTGCATGTCGCTCGTGCCGGTCATTAGGTTCACGAGCTTCGGATAGTCGGCGGCGACATTCGCGGGCAACGGATAGGTATCCGACGTCGACGGCGTGCCGTCGTCGGCGAACGCGAGGCCGTGCTGTTGCGCGGAATCTCCGCCGTACATCAGCCCCGGATAATCGTGCGGATCGACGCCGGAATCGAGGATGCCGATGCGCACCGGCATTTTGACCTGCGAGGCGCGCAGCGTCACGTCGCGCGCGGCCCAGATGTCGGGCTTCATCACGTTATGCCTGGCGATGTATGCGTCGAGGATCTTCGCGTCGACCGGCAGGAACGGCAGCAGCGCCAGCTGCGCCCGCGTCTGCACCAGATCGCGAGCCGAAGGCCCGTCGAGCGTGCCAGTCTTGGCGGCGATCGGATCGAGGTCGTGGCCAACCCGGCCGACGATTTGATCGCGCGTTGCGACGGGCTCGAAGCCGGCAGTCGCCTTTACCGAGTCCTGGACGACGCTCCACGGCAGCGGCGCGACGGCCGCGCGATCGGCTGCGGCAAAAACCGCGTTCAGCGAGGTCCCGCTAGTCTTCTGAGCGGTGAGCGCGTTTACGTAGACGAGTTGTAGCCTTCCGGCAAGCAACGCGCGATCGGGCTTGCTCTGCACCGCGCGCAGCTGCGCGACTGTTCCGCGTGCGCCCGCGGCGTCGCCCGCGAGGACCTGCCCGGCCAGCCGCGTCGACAGATACTCGCTCAACGTGGCCTTATCCCGAATCTCATACGTCGCCAGCGTTCTATTGACGTCGCTTTCGACCGCTCGCAGAAACGCCGCGAAGGTCGCATCCGAGGCGACGACGAGCTGCGACGGCGGCGTCGCCATGGAATAGGAAAAACGCGGGAGCTGCGTCTCGTCGGTGACGACGGTGCGAGCGGTTTGCGCGGCGGCCGGGTTCGCGAGGCCGACGAGGCACGCCAAAATAGAAAAACAGATGCCGCGAATCACAAGGCCCTTTTACGGGCTGGGATAGTGCGACTCATCCCCGTATGGCAAAAACAGCGTATATTCGCGCTGGAAGCGCAGCTTGACGGCGCCGGTCGGCCCGTTGCGATGCTTAGCGATGATGAACTCGGTGAGGTCCGGCTCGGGAGTCTCCGGATTGTAGTAACCGTCGCGATACAAGAACGAAACGACGTCCGCCTCCTGTTCCAACGAGCCGGAATCGCGTAAATCTGCCAGCATCGGGCGCTTTTCGCTGCGGATCTCGACGCCGCGGTTGAGCTGCGCGAGCGCGATGATCGGCACGGCGAGATCCTTGGCGGTCATCTTCAGCGAGCGGCAGATCTCCGAAAGCTCCTCATTACGGTTGGTGTTGCGCGAGAGCGCCGCGGGCCGGACCAGTTGCAGGTAGTCGATGAAGATCGCCGCGAGTCCAACGGTGGACTTCAGGCGGCGACAGCGGCTGCGCACGTCGCTAATCGTCAGCGCGCCGAGGTCGTCGAGATAGAGCGGCAGCTCGTTGAGCTCGCCCATCGCGCGCGAGATGTCTTCCCATTGATGGGCCTTGATGTTGCCGCGGCGCATGTCGTTCATCGAGATGCGCGCCTCGGCGCAGATCAGGCGCTGGATCAGCTCGCTGTTAGACATCTCGAGCGAGAAGAACGCGATCGGCTCCGCCTCGACGCGAGCCGCTGCGACCGCCATGTTGAGCGCGAACGACGTCTTGCCCATGCCCGGCCGCGCCGCGATGATGACGAAGTTGCCCGGCTGGAATCCGGTGGTCATCGCGTCGACGTCACGATAGCCCGACGTGAGACCCGTTCGATCGCCGCGCTGGTGGAACAGCCTATCGATGTGGTCGAACGCGTCCTTCATCAGGCGGCTGACCGGCATGAACTCCGTGACGCCGCGTCGCTCGCCGATCGTGTAGACGAGCTGTTCGCTGCGGTCGAGCGCCTGCGCTACGTCCTCTTCGCCTTCGTAGCCGAGCTGCGTGATCTCCGTGCCGGCGTGGATCAGCGAGCGCAGGACGGACTTCTCGCGAACGATCGTCGCGTAGTAGCGGGCCGAACCCGCGGTCTGTACCGTGTCCATCAGCGCGCTGATGTACGAGAGGCCGCCGACGCGCTCGAGAACGTTGCGGCGCCGCAGCTCCTCGCCGACCGTGATCTTATCGAGCGGCTCGCCGCGCTCGTAGAGTTCGTACAGCACGCCGAAGATCGTCTCGTGCACGTGCGCATAGAAGTCGCTCGGGCGAACGATCTCGCCGACCGCGGCGAACATCTGTCGGTCGACGAGCACGGAGCCGATGACCGCCATCTCTGCCTCGAGGTTGTGCGGCGGGATGCGGTCGATGGTCGACGGAAGCGGTTGTGCGGTCATGGCCGCGTGCGGAGTCCGGCGCCCCGGTGGTGAAGGCCTTGTGAGCCCCTTGTGGGTTGGCTGTGCATAGCCTCGATTTTATGGGGACAGTGTGCCACACGTAGTGGCACTCGCCTCACCCCTGTGCGGGCGGAATCGACTGCGGATAGCGGAAGACGTTGTCCGGGTCGTATTTGAGAGTTGCGCTCTAGCGCCGCGACGAGGTTTTTCGACGGCGTGACAGCTCGCGCAACACGTGCTCAACGCTTGCAACGCCGGCGACCTTCAGCCCGGCTAGCACGCGGTCGACTTCGCGCAGGTTCTCGCGCGGCAGCAGCACCGTTCGCATCCCCGCCTGACGCGCGGCGTAGAGCTTTTCCACGATGCCGCCCACGGCGCGCACCTTGCCCTGAATCGAGAGTTCGCCCGTCACCGCGACGTCTTGCGGCAATGGCGTCCGCGTGACCGCGGAGTACAGCGCGAGAAAGATCGCGAGGCCCGCCGATGGTCCGTCGATGTTGCCCCCGCCGACGACGTTGATGTGCAAATCGAAGTCGGCGGTGTCGAGGCCCGTCATCGCGCGCAGCACGCTCGTCGCGTTGAACACCGAGTCCTTGGCCATCGATCCGGCCGTGTCGTTGAAGCGGATCGTGCCCTTGCCCTTCAGCGATGCGGGAAATGCGACCGCCTCGATCTCGATGATGCTTCCGAGATGGTGCAACACGCCCAGTCCAAAGCTCTTGCCGATCTCGCGCCTCGCGCGGCCCTTCACCAGCGTGTGCTGCACGAGGCGGCTCGCGCGCACGACCGCGTGCACGTCGTCCTCCGTGATCGACGGCTTCTTCACCGCGCCGTCGACGTGGCGGCCCGGATGCAGGCGATACAGCGCTTGGCCGTAGGCGTCGGCAACGATCTGCACAGCCTTGCGCCCCTCGATCGTGTATGACGCCACCAGCTGCACGACGCGCTGCGCGGCGCGCGCGCCGAGGCGCTTGATCGCGCCCGTCACGATCGAAACGATCTGATGCTGCGTTAGCGGCGCGAAAAAGATCTCCGCGCAACGCGAGCGGATCGCCGGATCGATGTCGTCGGGGTCGCGCGTCGTCGCGCCGATCAAAATGAAGTCGGCGGGCGCGCCCTCGCGGAACAGCCGCTTTACGTATTCCGGCACGTTCGGCGCGCTCTCGTCGTAATACGACGACTCGAACGTCACGCGCTTATCCTCCAGCACCTTGAGCAGCCGCAGCTGCAGCGGGCCGTCCATCTCGCCGATCTCGTCGATGAAGAGCACGCCGCCGTGAGCGCGCGTCACCAGCCCGAGCTTCGGCTCGGGAACGCCCGCGTCGGCGAACTCGCGCCGGCTTCCCTGATAGATGGGATCGTGCACGCTGCCGAGTAGCGGATTGACCGTCTCGCGCGGATCCCAGCGCAGCGTCGTGCCACTGGCCTCGACGAACGGCGCGTCCTTCGCGAATGGCGTGTAGGGCCGCGACTTTGCGACCTCGAGTACGAGACGCGCGACCGTCGTCTTGCCGACGCCCGGCGGTCCGTAGAGGATCGTGTGCTGCGGATACGGCGAGCTGATCTTCGCCAGCAGCGCGCGGATCGCGCCCTCCTGTCCGACGACCTCGCGCAGCGTCTGAGGACGCAACTGGCGCAGCGCGGACGCCGCGAGGCTGCGCTGCGAGAGCGCGTTGAGCTCCTCGAGCTTAGCCTGCGATGCCGGCGTCTCGGGGCCGCCTGTTTCGCGCAGCGCCTCGAGCTTGAGATCCTTGACGTACTCCTGGTGGCGCTCGGTCATCTTCTCGTTGACGCGCTTGTCGATCGAGTCTTCGGCGTGGCGCTGCGCGATGACGTCGGCCATCGCCTCCTCGATCTCCGCGAGCGTCTTGCGCTGCTGCGCGCGCGTCGTCGCGCGCTCAAGAGTCGGATCTTCGAAGACGAGGCGCTGCAGCCCGCACAACCGGTCGGGCAGGTTCTGCGAGCGCATCATCTTGAGGGCGTTTACCTTGCCCGCGCGCAGCACGACCTTGTCCTGGCCGAGTACGGACGACAGCATTTCGTACAGGGCGCCGACGTAACGGCTCATCTCGTCTTCGACGCCGAACTTGCGGCGAAAGCGCGCCGCATAAACCTGGGGCATACCCTAAGCCGAAACGACGTCCACGGTGGCCTTGGCCACGACGCTGCGGTGCAGCTTGATCGCGACGGGATACGAGCCGAGCGCCTTGATCTGCCCGCTCAGCTCGATCTTGTGCTTGTCGATGTCGACCGACAGCGCACCGGCGATCGCGGCCGCAACGTCGGCGTTGGTGACCGCGCCGAAGAGCTTCCCGTTGCCGCCGGCCTTGGCTTTGACGGCTAGCTTCGCGGACTCGAGCCGCGCGGCGAGCGCCTTGGCTTCTTCGAGCTCCTGCAGGTCGCGCCGCTCGCGGGCCTTCTGCTGCGCGTCGCGCTGCGCGAGCGCGCCCTTGCCGGCCTCATCCGCGAGCTTCCGGGGCAGCAGATAGTTGCGCGCGTAACCGTCGGCGACGTCCACGACGTCCCCACGCTTGCCCAGCGCGGCAACGTCGCGCAAGAGGATCAGCCGCACGAAAGGCCTATTCCGAGCCGAACGGGAGGAAGGCGATCAGTCGGGCGCGCTTGACGGCCGTCGTCAGCATACGCTGGTGCTTGGCGCAGTTGCCGGAGATCCGCCGGGGAACGATCTTGCCGCGTTCGGAGACGTAGCGCTTGAGCCGGGGCACGTCGCGGTAGCTGACCGCGATGGCCCGATCGGTGCAGAAGCTGCATGGCTTACGCTTCGGGCGCCGCTCTTTGACGGCGCGTTTGAGCTTGGTTGGCATGGTGTCCTTTCGACTAGGTGGTTGCCGGTCCGGGTGTCCCTGTTCGGGGTCCGGACCCTAGCCAGGTGACGCCCTAAAAGCGGCCGCCACCACCGACCCCGCGCATCGCACAGGGCTGGATTTTGAACGTATGTTCGGGCCTCCGCGGGTGCGCCCTGCCCAATTCAATGACGGCCCGCTCGCAATGGTGTATACTGCATGGGTTACCCAGGTTTCGAGGCCCGCTAGAGTCCAGAAAGCGAGTCGGATCCGGAGAACAAGTCACCCCAAGATTTAGGAGATTCGCTCGTTTAATGTATACAGATGAAATGCTCACGTGCGTAGAC
The sequence above is drawn from the Candidatus Binatia bacterium genome and encodes:
- the rpsR gene encoding 30S ribosomal protein S18, whose amino-acid sequence is MPTKLKRAVKERRPKRKPCSFCTDRAIAVSYRDVPRLKRYVSERGKIVPRRISGNCAKHQRMLTTAVKRARLIAFLPFGSE